TTGGAAGACTGGTGCAGGGGGATGGATGTGAACTCCCAGAGAGCCCTGCTGGTCTGGGGGATCCCAGTGAACTGTGATGAGGCTGAAATCGAAGAGACCCTCCGGGCTGCGATGCCCCAGGTGCCCTATCGAGTGCTTGGGAGAATGTTCTGGAGGGAAGAGAATGCGAAAGCAGCCTTATTAGAGCTCACTGGCGCCGCCGATTACGCCGTCATCCCCCGGGAGATGCCAGGCAAGGGAGGGGTCTGGAAAGTGGTCTTTAAGCCCCCGACTTCCGATGCTGAATTTTTAGAACGGTTGCACCTCTTTTTAGCGAGAGAGGGCTGGACCGTGCAAGATGTGGCCCGGGTCCTTGGGTTTCAGAACCCAGCGCCGGTCCCAGGCCCCGAAATGCCCGCAGAGATGCTAAACTACATTTTGGATAATGTGATCCAGCCTCTGGTTGAGTCCATTTGGTACAAGAAGCTGACGCTGTTCTCGGGGCGCGACATCCCTGGGCCTGGGGAGGAAACCTTTGATCACTGGCTGGAGCACACTAATGAGGTCATGGAGGAGTGGCAGGTGTCCGACCTCGAAAAGAGGCGGCGGCTGGTGGAGAGTCTTAGGGGCCCCGCCTCCGATGTCATTCGCATCCTCAAGACCAACAACCCTGCCATCACCACCACCGAGTGCCTGAAGGCGCTGGAGCAGGTGTTTGGGAGCATCGAGAGCTCCCGGGATGCCCAGGTCAGGTTTCTGAACACTTATCAGAACCCAGGGGAAAAGCTATCTGCTTATGTCATCCGCCTGGAGCCCCTGCTGCAGAAGGTGGTGGAGAAGGGGGCCATCGATAAAGATAACGTGAACCAGGCTCGCCTGGAGCAGGTCATTGCAGGGGCCAACCACAGCGGGGCCATCCGGAGGCAGCTGTGGCTGACCGGCGCTGCCGAGGGGCCGGCCCCGAATCTCTTCCAGTTGCTGGTGCAGATCCGCGAGGAGGAGgccaaggaggaagaggaggaggctgaGGCCGCCCTCCTGCAGTTAGGCCTGGAGGGGCACTTCTGAGCCTTTGGAAACCGGGCCTTTCGCGCAGTCCTAGATCACAGCTGCTTTCCTTGTCTCTGTCCGTGATTTGGCTTAGTCTGTGGTTTTCAGGGGGCAGCCAGGCCTACTTCTTCGTGTAACCTTAGTGAAATCGTGCGAGCCAACCGTGGAAGCTGCTCTATTCTCatagtgccccccaccccctaccccctgcTGAAACGCCCAGGGCACGTTTGGGACACGTGCTCAGTGTAAGGTGTCATCCTCAGttgtgaaaaaaacaaaccagtgaAGCTGTGACACTTCCCGTTGAGGTAATCTAATGAGAAAATGCATGTTCCGACATTTAGCACAGGACCGGTTCAGAGGCATTCTCATAAAAATGTGACAGTTGTTAGTGGATCATTTTCTGTGTTTACTGATTTGATATTATTAGTTAACTTGCAGATGCAAATTTTCCATTTCTCATCTTTAAACACCTGGATCAGTGTAATTGAAAAAGTATTCTAAGACTACAACATGGAGTATTAGAAAAATACTGTAATTATAGTGTTGTGTAAATCGAGTTTTTCACTGTATAAGATACAGATAGGAATTGCATGGAAGCCTGATAAGAAGACCCTGTTAGGGTAACCCATTTCCCCATTTCAAATCTTTCGTCATGAATTGTTCTCCTTGTTCATGCCAATTTTTAAGTGTTCTAAGTTTGAAGGTATTGAATTAGATGTATACTAATAAAAGCATTTCAAAAAGTCTTACTGTCTTctagttttatatttttcttgtaATTAAGCTCTctatatcttttgttttttttaagattttcccATCTTGCTAAAAGTAAAAAGCAACCAaaccattatctttttattctttacACCAAATTATGGATTTAAATGATAATTTCATATTCCATTTTACATGTTCCCTCAAGGCAAATACTAGAAGATAACAAACATGATAGTCACTACAAAATTTTAGGAAATTTTACAATGGGTAATTTAGGACAAGGCCTgtgatcctttttaaaaatctcttcttAGCTAAATGCTTTTTCCCCTGAAGAAATAACTGACTCATTACACCTGTGGGAAATGGTTTCCGTTTCATGGCAGCCATTTTAAACCAGGAACTTAAAGGCAAATAAGGCCTGGACACATGATTATTTGGCTGCAGATTCTCACTGAGTTCCTCTATTTAGATTCATATGAATTAAGTGGGTTTTTCCCCCCTCCTGATAGTAAGGGTTAGGTTCCAGCAGGTTCACCTCACAAAGCGCAAACTTTATATACCGGGTCAAATACGATGTGGTCTTCCAGATTCTTCTGTGTACTCATGCATGTCCTCACTTCTGTACCATGATGTAGGTACTGCCTCGCCATTCCCTGACAAACACTTGGCATGTCCCCACCCAACTTGGCTGTACATAACCCGCCGCCCACTGGCACGCAGTCACACGCATGCCACTTTAACCATCACACTCGCCCGCGCCGTCCAACACTCCCAACATGCCTTCCTCCACGGCACTCCGACGCTGTACCACATGTAGCACACGCAGGACTCCGCCTCCACCTCACACTCCCACTCAGCCCACCACGGATATGTACACATTAAGTCTCCCCGCTCACAAAGCAGCCCGCCACAGTGCATGTGTTCATGCCTCCACAAATGGACAGGTTCTTAAAAACAGGCTAATCTTTTCCACCCATTGTAGGTATCCTCCCACCTCAATGTGTAGGGTTATACTTTATAAGAACAACTAACTGTGGACAACTACTTGCCCTTGAATGTTATATAACTTTGTcctcactttgaaaatgattgaggCAATTCCTACTCACAAATTCTTCTAGCACAAGGACCTTCACTTGCAGATGCAGTTTTTAAGTCATTGCAAAGGCGTTTATAGCCTTTTCCTGAAATCAAGGCTAAATAAATGGTTGCACCGGTTTcgagttaccatatatactcgagtataagctgacccaaatatcagcccaggcaccaggttttaccacaaaaaactgcattaaaaatgtgctggacgaacccacccaaggggagggtattgtttatatctccacagggaaagagggaccagactttaacccaatgctccaagatgtgaatgcaacatactggcatgaagcagggagccagtagagaggtctgaggccaACTCCAATCTGAATTATGTgtagtggacagctgcccctccccccagaagaatttacttcagaggacagcactgaagctacagctcagggagagggacatgtctgatcagagcacatgggagcaaatgaagggggaggaagagaaagtggagcatatcctgacccaccaaaccttaaggacaatatccctgctcagagcagccaatgcacagagaggaccatatggctggctccactatgagacacaacatccttcactgacccatagccctgcaagggataacactggagacaccgtgtgggaattgctcctgatctgactccaccacaccaaggcaaaacactgagggtgtgcaacagaacagcaaggggagcagagcaaggaagtcctgagggaatatcaacaataggctttggggccagagGTTGGcccccccatcagactcaaccggaaaacactcctaaaggtcaacaaataccatgaactatttacaagctttttatgttgttgttttcttttgtcactttgttttgctctgtcttgtttctttgtgcatattattatctctgcaggtctatctagataagaggctGGATCaacattctggaggagaaaacaacaggaccgatggttcccaggggacatgggatagagggaggtgggaatAAGGAAATGGTGATAACCAACCCAGGAAcacaggaacaacaagtgatccaaaatcagtggcgaggagggtgtgagaagcccggtagggattgatcaagggcaatggaaccataactgagaggaatgattgaaacccaagtgaaagctgagcatgatagtgggacaaaaggaaagtaaaaggaaacagaggaaagctctaggaggcaaagggcgtttatagaggtctaaatacagccatgtacatatgtaaattatttatatatgatgatggagaaatagatctatgtgcatatatttataagcttagtattaaggtagcagatggacattgggcctccactcaagtattccctcaatgcaagaacactttgttctgttaaattggcattccatgatgctcaccttcccaacatgatcgctgaagacaaatgtgtgcataagcaaatatggtgaagaaagctgatggtgcccggctatcaaaagatacagtgtctggggtcttaaaggctcagaagcaacaaagcccacatggaagaagcataccagcctgtgtgatcacgaggggtcgaagggatcaggttatcaggcatcaacaaaaaaaaatcatatcattgtgaatgaggggcagtgcaaatTGAGaatccaaagcccaactgtaggcaatctgacatccccttacagaagggtcgcggggaggagacgagccagtcggtgcagtatagtaacgatgaaacataaaactttcctctagttcttaaatgtttcctcgccCACATTtccactatcatcccaattcttccttacaaatctgatgaccagaggatgtacactgggtacagatgggaactggaaacagaggaaattcaggacagatgattcccttcaggaccagtagtgagagtggcaatactgggaagctagagggaaggtggggtagaaaggaggaaccaattacaaggttctatatataacctcttccctgggggacggaagaCAGAAAAGTGGattgagggagacattggacagtgtaagatatgacaaaataataatttataaattatcaagggttcatgagggaggggcagtggggagggaggggagaaaagaggagctgataccaagggctcaagtggaaagcaaatgttttgaaaatgatgaggacaacaatttTGTGCTAGAAAATTTGGCTTATacgcgagtatatacggtacttacaAATCAATTTAAAAACACTGTGGATGGATCATGTTTATAATCTAATCCGGGAATTGCCTGTAACTGCACAGACTCTCTATTTGATATGACAGAGAGCAGCATTTCTCTCTATGCTGAGAAAAAAATCTGCTTTGCATTCGTGAGTGGCAACAAGAAATGCAACATCATAACCTTTGGATTATGAAGTCGAATCTATGTGCACCTTTATGAGAAGCAGAAACCCATCTGAGCATCATCCGGCTTCAGCTGAAACGCAAAATCTGTGCTGGCAGAATGTGTCATGTCAGTAGCATAAACAACATAAAGACCTTTTCTTAGAAAACAATACAATTTATTACTATTTTAAAACAAGTCTCACAAAATAACATTCAGAAAATCAACATTTCTAAATAATTTAACACAATAAGTTTAGTCATAAGTCATGCTACAAAATTCCTGTGTATAAAAGATTACCAAAGTATTCATAGATATTAAAATGTTCTTCAGATTGGAGTTGGTTTTAAAAGCCAAAGATTCTGGAATGACGCTGGGTCCTCCTGGCTGCCACCCTGCGGAAGCAGCTGACTTCTTGCATGTTCTCTTCGGCTGACCACCCCCAGGCCCTGGGATGGACCTAGCACTCTAAGGCAATAGCACTTCAGAGGCAGGCACCCCACTGACCAGAGAAGCAACGAGCTTCCTACCCACAGAACACTAGCCATCCTTGAGCCACCATCCAAATATCTGTAATCTAGATGCAGGAAAGATAACTCAAGTTTTCTGAGTAGACAAGAAGGTGGCACCAAGCACGGAATTCCTGACAGACAGCGGCCTTGCAAGTGGGCGGTGAACCACTTGGGGGAGATTTCTCTCTAACCTCCATGGGCCGACTAGGTATTTGCCCTCTGCCCATTGAGAGGACGTACTTTCTATCAATATCCAGTTCATCATTTTAAAGTGCAAATCTACTGAAAAATCTTTTACTCACCCTCACCCAGTTACATATGCAAGATCATAATTTGATTGGCTGGTTCCTCTCCAACCTGCCCAATATGGGAAACTATTTCGAATCCAGTTATGACTTTTCCAAGTGTCAAGGGAAAGCTCTGCCTCAATGTATCTTGGATAGAAAGAGGTGAGGCTAAGTCTATttctttctctcggttaccttctCGGTAGTCACTGATTGATTAAAAGGCAGGAAGAGATCGATTTCTAAAAGTTCAGTGATTTTAAACATAACACTTTTTCTCTATTGCACCTATTTTACATTTTTACcacaaaacagaaacaatgagACGCATGCTAGAGTGAAGAGGCAGGCATCTGGTCACAATAGCTGTGTCAGAAGCACCAATGCTGCTGCACTGCATCTCTCTTAGACCCATCTTGGGTTATCTACAGACGCATTCAGCAGCCCCAGGAAAGAACTGTCTGGCAAAAGGTGAGTTGCGGTTATCAGTTTTCTACTTTTACCAATACCTACAGTGTATAAAGGTCAGTGAACGGACCATCTGCCTGCAGTCAGACACGAAACTCCTCTGCTTCTCAGCAGGGAGTTGATACTGACCCAGTTTTTATAGATAAATGATTACATCCACCCTTTTGGTGCCCTCCCCTTGGCCGTGCAGTCTATGGACAACCCAGCTGCAAGGTTCTGGGCTACAGAGATGGCTACCTTCAACTCTCCTAACATCAGGAGAACAGATTGACTGTCAAGATCATGTCTCCTTGTTTTGCTTAAGCCTACTGCTGAGAAGTATCAGAATAGACACCTATTCAAGTCAAAATGTCTCTTCCCACATAGAAACCAAATTAAAGTGTTTCCATTTGAGGAGGTGATTTAGTAACCATGCCCAGTTATCATGATCAGACATTCTTCTGATCACACCCAAATCGATAATGACAACAGTTAATTTTTATACATGATTGCCAAATTTTACACGGTGTATTTATGTATTTAATAACTGGTACTGTCTGGAATTCTGCACCAGTGAATGACAAAGAACGATGAGCCAAAGCACATTCAAAATGTACAGCTGCAGAGACAAGGCGAAATCTATGATAAAGTTGGATTCTGTTGATGTTGAGAGAGAGGTAGGTTAATGACCACTGTCTTAAGATAAGCAATAATGCTAGGAAATAAGCTGAGATAAGCAGGGTGGGGGTGAATAAAAAGTTGACTTCTCCAGCCCTGAATTTCTAATGGCTCCTGTGAAAGGAGCAATACAAAAGAGGGAATCCTAGTGGCCCTTTCCTTCTAGCCATCAAGAGTAAATGCATCACCTCTGGCATGCACTATAATCAGGCGGCATCCGGCTACAGAGTGAAAATGGATGCGCTGGCCCAAAGCAATGTTGCTCTAACGTCTACAGCGCTGCTTCTCCACTTGCATGACTTTGCCCAACCTGCGCCCCGCTCCTCAGGGGCAGAGG
This genomic stretch from Tenrec ecaudatus isolate mTenEca1 chromosome 14, mTenEca1.hap1, whole genome shotgun sequence harbors:
- the PNMA1 gene encoding paraneoplastic antigen Ma1; this encodes MAMTLLEDWCRGMDVNSQRALLVWGIPVNCDEAEIEETLRAAMPQVPYRVLGRMFWREENAKAALLELTGAADYAVIPREMPGKGGVWKVVFKPPTSDAEFLERLHLFLAREGWTVQDVARVLGFQNPAPVPGPEMPAEMLNYILDNVIQPLVESIWYKKLTLFSGRDIPGPGEETFDHWLEHTNEVMEEWQVSDLEKRRRLVESLRGPASDVIRILKTNNPAITTTECLKALEQVFGSIESSRDAQVRFLNTYQNPGEKLSAYVIRLEPLLQKVVEKGAIDKDNVNQARLEQVIAGANHSGAIRRQLWLTGAAEGPAPNLFQLLVQIREEEAKEEEEEAEAALLQLGLEGHF